The Mytilus edulis chromosome 12, xbMytEdul2.2, whole genome shotgun sequence genome contains a region encoding:
- the LOC139498428 gene encoding uncharacterized protein: protein MELILVGIAISFADAFLLDSIKGTDINTCKDDPRVVCIASVCNGVLQSYCPLTCKLCSPITAVQHCSDNKLVHCHQDGVCEDKILQVQCPVTCGLCQATTSTSIPTTSVPTTSTESIPMTPSPVVQPCLDDPHVTCDTSLCDGALKQFCSATCNTCRPITSLAPCFDDPSINCQKSACSHLVLKDYCKATCGLCSGLTAKVFHPVTTEATTTETNTATSRQSTSVSTSCKDDTRLTCNRYSCSGVLSTFCPFTCNACGNGISTFGALTKSISTTSEHTCNKFGLLMDLAFGMNIVNQNARKCVGKSADAVLLKRCSTPSSTKWTKGVQVLSICNTITPYSPVAVWKDNTLTDVAGVVVSCQNGRIEMIAQSCRNPISLRNITRPESDSLFTVLW, encoded by the exons ATGGAACTTATTTTAGTAG GTATTGCAATATCCTTCGCAGATGCCTTCCTTC TTGATTCTATTAAAGGCACAGATATCAATACATGTAAAGATGATCCTAGAGTTGTATGTATCGCATCCGTATGTAATGGTGTGTTACAGTCCTATTGTCctttaacttgtaaactatgca GTCCGATAACTGCTGTTCAACACTGCTCTGACAATAAACTAGTCCATTGTCACCAAGATGGTGTGTGTGAAGACAAAATCCTACAAGTGCAGTGCCCGGTAACTTGTGGTTTATGTCAAG CAACAACTTCTACTTCAATCCCAACAACTTCTGTACCAACTACCTCTACAGAATCTATTCCAATGACCCCTTCACCAGTTGTTCAACCTTGTTTAGATGATCCACACGTCACCTGTGATACCTCTTTATGTGACGGTGCTTTAAAACAGTTCTGTTCAGCTActtgtaatacatgta GACCAATTACCTCCCTTGCACCCTGTTTTGATGATCCGTCAATAAATTGTCAGAAATCAGCTTGCTCTCACCTTGTACTGAAAGATTATTGCAAGGCAACGTGCGGTTTATGTTCAG GACTAACTGCGAAAGTTTTCCACCCAGTCACCACAGAAGCAACTACTACAGAAACCAACACAG CAACATCAAGACAATCCACCAGTGTGTCAACTTCGTGTAAGGACGACACAAGGTTAACATGTAATAGATACTCATGTAGTGGAGTATTATCAACATTCTGTCCTTTTACTTGCAACGCTTGTG GTAATGGAATTTCCACTTTCGGTGCTTTAACTAAAAGCA TCTCTACTACCTCAGAACATACGTGTAACAAATTTGGGTTACTGATGGATTTAGCTTTTGGAATGAATATTGTAAATCAAAATGCGAGAAAATGTGTGGGTAAATCGGCTGATGCAGTATTATTGAAACGTTGTTCCACGCCAAGCTCTACTAAATGGACAAAAGGGGTACAG GTTTTAAGTATTTGTAATACAATTACACCTTATTCCCCTGTAGCCGTATGGAAAGACAATACTTTGACCGATGTAGCTGGTGTTGTTGTTTCCTGTCAAAATGGACGGATAGAG ATGATAGCTCAGTCTTGTAGAAATCCTATATCACTGCGTAACATAACAAGACCTGAGTCAGATAGTTTGTTTACTGTTCTATGGTAG